The following coding sequences lie in one Arthrobacter sp. PGP41 genomic window:
- a CDS encoding Flp family type IVb pilin, producing MLSLIATLQTLGFNLKNRLSNEKGATAVEYGIMVGLIAVVIIIAVQLLGTTLDGMFDKVNVTI from the coding sequence ATGCTTTCTCTCATCGCCACCCTTCAGACCCTCGGCTTCAACCTCAAGAACCGCCTCAGCAACGAAAAGGGCGCAACCGCCGTCGAATACGGCATCATGGTTGGCCTCATCGCCGTCGTCATCATCATCGCCGTCCAGCTGTTGGGCACGACGCTGGACGGAATGTTCGACAAGGTGAACGTCACCATCTAA
- a CDS encoding TadE/TadG family type IV pilus assembly protein, whose amino-acid sequence MPESSERGAAAVEFAILLPVLLMLVLGTIEFGRAYNAQITLTNAGREGVRVMAIANDPVAAKAAAVKAAAAVSTSISDSDVTLSPTVCTTGAQVTLTIKYNLSTITGIAGPFPMTGKGVMLCGG is encoded by the coding sequence ATGCCGGAGTCATCAGAACGCGGGGCAGCCGCTGTTGAATTCGCTATCCTCCTTCCAGTACTCCTGATGCTCGTCCTTGGAACCATCGAGTTTGGGCGCGCGTACAACGCCCAGATCACCCTCACCAATGCCGGTCGAGAAGGAGTGCGGGTCATGGCGATTGCCAACGACCCGGTCGCTGCCAAGGCTGCAGCAGTGAAGGCTGCTGCAGCGGTCAGTACCTCAATTTCAGATTCGGACGTTACCCTGAGCCCCACCGTGTGCACCACGGGCGCCCAGGTGACACTAACCATCAAGTACAACCTGTCCACTATCACGGGCATTGCAGGCCCATTTCCCATGACGGGCAAGGGGGTCATGCTATGCGGAGGATGA
- a CDS encoding type II secretion system F family protein: MTPIAWLYISLVVVPVAYLVWALVTTDRKAALAVQTNLAQGFTQEGGAVIQRPPALLDLSKRLTPKGYEAKLDRWLSLAGRPASLPLDRMIIAKPLLALAGAMLGLLMYAGSPSAQIIALGLFLSALLYFLPDLLVYNKGTKRQQEIELELPNTLDQLLISVEAGLGFEAAMSRAGANGGGALAQELMRTLQDIQVGRPRQEAYEAMAQRSSVQDLRSFVRAVVQADKYGIGIAKVLRTQAKQARVKRRQRAEEKAMKLPVKVLFPLLLCIFPVLFIVLLGPAALKIVEAFT; this comes from the coding sequence ATGACACCAATAGCGTGGCTCTACATCTCTCTTGTGGTAGTACCAGTCGCCTATCTCGTCTGGGCTCTGGTGACGACTGACCGCAAGGCCGCACTAGCTGTACAAACTAATCTGGCGCAAGGTTTCACACAGGAGGGCGGGGCTGTGATTCAACGCCCGCCGGCACTCCTAGACCTGTCAAAGCGGCTGACTCCGAAGGGTTATGAGGCAAAGCTGGACCGCTGGCTGTCACTCGCAGGTCGGCCGGCATCGCTGCCTTTGGACAGAATGATCATCGCAAAGCCGCTGCTCGCCCTGGCCGGCGCCATGCTAGGACTGCTGATGTACGCTGGCTCACCATCAGCACAGATCATAGCTCTGGGCTTATTCTTGTCTGCTTTGCTCTATTTCCTTCCAGACCTGCTGGTCTACAACAAGGGCACCAAACGCCAACAAGAAATTGAGCTTGAACTGCCGAACACCCTGGACCAGTTGCTCATTTCTGTTGAGGCTGGACTTGGCTTCGAAGCTGCAATGAGCCGGGCGGGCGCTAACGGCGGCGGGGCCTTAGCACAGGAACTTATGCGCACGCTGCAAGACATTCAGGTAGGGCGTCCGCGGCAGGAGGCGTACGAGGCTATGGCTCAGCGCTCCTCAGTACAGGACTTGCGGAGCTTCGTGCGGGCAGTGGTCCAGGCAGATAAGTACGGAATCGGCATCGCCAAGGTTCTACGGACACAGGCAAAGCAGGCCCGCGTCAAGCGTCGCCAAAGGGCTGAAGAAAAAGCAATGAAGTTGCCCGTGAAGGTGCTCTTCCCGCTCCTTCTGTGCATCTTCCCCGTGCTGTTTATCGTTCTCCTTGGGCCGGCTGCCCTAAAGATCGTGGAAGCCTTCACCTAA